One window of Pectobacterium carotovorum genomic DNA carries:
- a CDS encoding energy transducer TonB, producing the protein MYQLYRSRHAISWLPLPVFATCLFFASQQPPLKVQQHYDETVMALTLAEPEPIPQPEPIPESEPIPVPQPEPEPEPIPVNEPDPIIEAPPVTPPKPEVKPKPKPEVKPKAETKPKPTPTPAKPTTPRPEAPAKRPAPAAPSAPSVNVAALENSYVQALRAQLEQTKRYPTGRQASLERPEGRVEVWLEVDRTGRVIDSGISSKTRSMLLNRAAQASLQSIKQVRAFPADAFAGQSTKRFLATFDYQAQ; encoded by the coding sequence ATGTACCAGCTCTATCGCTCACGCCACGCCATCAGTTGGTTACCATTGCCGGTGTTTGCCACCTGCCTGTTCTTCGCCAGCCAACAGCCGCCGCTGAAAGTTCAGCAGCACTACGACGAAACAGTCATGGCGCTCACGCTGGCTGAACCGGAGCCGATTCCCCAGCCCGAACCGATCCCTGAGTCAGAACCGATCCCTGTGCCACAACCGGAACCCGAGCCTGAGCCGATTCCGGTTAATGAACCCGATCCGATTATAGAAGCGCCGCCGGTTACGCCCCCTAAGCCGGAAGTGAAGCCAAAGCCTAAACCCGAGGTTAAGCCCAAGGCGGAAACCAAACCTAAACCGACGCCCACACCCGCCAAGCCGACTACGCCACGCCCGGAAGCCCCGGCCAAGCGCCCAGCACCGGCTGCTCCTTCCGCGCCGTCGGTGAATGTCGCCGCGCTGGAAAACAGCTATGTGCAGGCGCTGCGCGCGCAGCTTGAACAAACCAAACGCTACCCAACCGGGCGACAGGCATCGCTTGAGCGTCCCGAAGGTCGCGTTGAAGTCTGGCTGGAAGTCGATCGCACAGGACGAGTTATCGATTCAGGCATCAGCAGCAAAACACGCAGCATGCTGCTTAACCGAGCAGCACAAGCCAGCTTACAGAGCATCAAACAGGTTCGGGCCTTCCCCGCCGACGCCTTTGCAGGACAAAGCACAAAACGCTTTTTAGCCACGTTCGATTATCAGGCGCAGTAG
- a CDS encoding avirulence protein, with amino-acid sequence MPKIKTCLTPLNCLLVLSGALMVNTANAAEACVAGNWQVDSSITDMPSVKYQTEHFAFRWNNNDVNRNDAVAAGQKLEQIWDKFINQIQFPEPYCKQTVKYKANIHIDPTFGLSGGIAGGGSMGMWIGPASLKDNWGLAHEFTHALQGQTGGFQSAGDNYVGWIWESHANWMTHQMDEFRGTSAHCSEMQVNYSHIYLGSTRNRYCNWQFMEYVKNRFGYGAINDMWAKAPKWGESGQSTADPLSILRTNMGWSQSEFNDVFGDWAMHNVNWDYIDPDGFDRGRFYRSTYGSYGAVQPNQNNADRLLRTTALEPVVGASASLRRFSVPFDQAPQQLGYNIVKLIPESGATKITVKFRGMVQSKSAITRFPGLKNDPATMPQPNSDWRWGIVAIGSDGVSRYSELQRGASATVKNFTIRQDDRGIYMVVMGTPSQMQKIKWDQAYYSLYRYPWMADFTGVWPEGSQPGAPNPTANGSRHANGGGWVSNSANVAPTAYVGPYARVIGGTVRDNARIEDRATILSGTVEGRAVVGGLTVLQGNTVVRDNARLHTVFMGPGAFERGIVLSGNAQMRGDAEIRGASASQGVFYGFIDDEEVRSSAAGAYLTDAVPEVTAVPVYSTK; translated from the coding sequence GCATTAATGGTCAATACGGCAAACGCCGCTGAAGCCTGTGTCGCGGGTAACTGGCAGGTGGATAGTTCCATCACCGATATGCCTTCCGTGAAATACCAGACTGAGCACTTTGCCTTCCGCTGGAATAATAACGACGTTAACCGCAATGATGCCGTTGCCGCAGGGCAGAAACTGGAGCAAATTTGGGATAAGTTCATTAACCAAATTCAGTTCCCTGAGCCTTATTGCAAACAGACCGTGAAATATAAAGCCAATATTCACATCGACCCGACCTTTGGGCTTAGCGGCGGGATTGCAGGTGGTGGCAGCATGGGAATGTGGATCGGCCCTGCGTCACTCAAGGATAACTGGGGGCTGGCGCACGAATTTACCCATGCGCTGCAAGGGCAAACTGGCGGCTTCCAGAGTGCGGGCGATAACTACGTTGGCTGGATTTGGGAATCCCACGCGAACTGGATGACGCACCAGATGGATGAATTCCGCGGTACGTCGGCACACTGCTCAGAAATGCAGGTCAACTATTCGCATATTTATCTGGGTTCAACACGTAACCGTTACTGCAACTGGCAGTTTATGGAATATGTGAAGAACCGCTTTGGCTATGGTGCCATCAACGATATGTGGGCAAAAGCACCGAAATGGGGCGAAAGCGGTCAGTCTACCGCCGATCCGCTGTCTATTCTGCGCACCAACATGGGCTGGAGCCAGTCTGAATTCAACGATGTCTTCGGCGACTGGGCGATGCACAACGTCAACTGGGATTACATCGATCCAGACGGTTTCGACCGTGGCCGTTTTTACCGCTCAACCTATGGCAGCTATGGTGCGGTGCAACCCAACCAGAATAACGCTGACCGTTTGCTGAGAACCACCGCACTTGAGCCGGTTGTCGGTGCCAGCGCCAGCCTTCGCCGCTTCTCCGTACCGTTCGATCAGGCTCCGCAGCAGTTAGGCTATAACATCGTCAAACTTATCCCAGAAAGCGGTGCGACGAAAATCACCGTTAAATTCCGTGGCATGGTGCAGAGTAAATCGGCCATTACCCGCTTCCCTGGGTTGAAGAACGATCCGGCGACCATGCCACAGCCGAATTCCGACTGGCGCTGGGGTATTGTCGCTATCGGGTCGGACGGCGTTTCTCGCTACAGTGAATTGCAGCGCGGCGCGTCTGCCACGGTGAAAAATTTCACTATTCGTCAGGACGATCGCGGCATTTACATGGTGGTCATGGGTACACCGTCGCAAATGCAGAAGATCAAGTGGGATCAGGCTTACTACTCCCTTTATCGCTACCCGTGGATGGCTGATTTCACCGGCGTCTGGCCGGAAGGTAGCCAGCCTGGTGCGCCGAATCCAACCGCTAACGGTTCTCGTCACGCAAACGGCGGCGGCTGGGTATCGAACTCAGCCAATGTTGCCCCTACCGCGTACGTCGGGCCTTATGCTCGCGTTATCGGCGGGACGGTGAGAGATAACGCCAGAATTGAAGATCGTGCAACGATTCTGAGCGGAACGGTGGAAGGTCGCGCTGTTGTTGGCGGCCTGACGGTGCTACAGGGTAATACCGTGGTACGCGATAACGCGCGGCTGCATACGGTCTTCATGGGGCCGGGTGCGTTTGAGCGCGGTATTGTGCTGTCAGGCAATGCGCAAATGCGTGGAGATGCGGAAATTCGCGGCGCTTCTGCATCACAAGGCGTGTTCTATGGCTTTATTGATGATGAGGAAGTCAGAAGCAGCGCAGCCGGTGCTTACCTGACCGATGCCGTGCCAGAAGTGACGGCCGTTCCGGTTTACAGCACGAAGTAA
- a CDS encoding multidrug efflux MFS transporter — METWKLNLFSAWLGCFFTGLAMSQILPFLPLYIEQLGVHSHESLSLWSGLIFSSSFLISAAVAPLWGSLADRKGRKLMLLRAALGMAIVMSLQGLATNVWQLFILRSLMGLTSGYIPNAMALIASQVPREKSGWALGMLSTGQIAGVILGPLFGGFMADYIGLRIVFFITGGLLFISFLITLFAIKESVVKVTKENRLSGKAVFASLPYPALIICLFITTMMIQMANGSISPILTLFIRDLAPGTDNIAFISGVIAAIPGVSALLSAPRLGRLGDRIGAHRVLIAALAISVLLFLVMAMVQSPTQLGILRFLLGFADGALMPTVQALLVKYSSQQVTGRIFGYNQSFMYLGNVLGPLVGSGVSALMGFRWVFVITACLVLCNTIQLFFAFRKPRGKG; from the coding sequence ATGGAAACCTGGAAACTTAACCTCTTCTCTGCCTGGCTGGGATGTTTTTTCACCGGGCTGGCCATGAGCCAGATATTACCCTTCTTGCCGCTGTACATTGAGCAGCTTGGCGTTCACTCGCACGAGTCGCTGAGTCTGTGGTCCGGTTTGATCTTCAGTTCGTCTTTTCTCATCTCAGCCGCCGTTGCGCCACTGTGGGGAAGCCTCGCCGATCGTAAAGGGCGAAAGCTCATGCTGCTACGCGCCGCACTTGGCATGGCGATCGTGATGTCATTGCAGGGGCTGGCGACCAACGTATGGCAACTGTTCATCCTACGGTCACTCATGGGGCTGACCTCCGGGTACATTCCCAACGCGATGGCGCTGATTGCCTCACAGGTTCCGCGTGAAAAAAGCGGCTGGGCACTAGGTATGCTATCGACCGGGCAGATTGCTGGCGTTATTCTCGGCCCCTTATTCGGCGGCTTTATGGCCGACTATATCGGGCTACGCATCGTCTTTTTCATCACCGGTGGCCTGTTGTTTATCAGCTTCCTGATTACGCTTTTCGCCATTAAAGAGAGCGTGGTTAAGGTCACCAAAGAGAATCGACTCAGCGGAAAAGCCGTCTTCGCTTCGCTGCCGTATCCGGCACTCATCATCTGCCTGTTCATTACGACAATGATGATCCAGATGGCGAACGGCTCCATCAGCCCGATCCTGACGCTGTTCATCCGCGATCTGGCTCCCGGCACGGACAACATTGCCTTTATCAGCGGCGTGATTGCGGCCATTCCCGGCGTATCCGCCCTGCTATCCGCACCGCGACTTGGCCGTTTAGGTGACCGAATCGGCGCACATCGCGTCCTGATCGCCGCACTGGCGATCAGCGTACTGCTGTTCCTGGTCATGGCGATGGTACAAAGCCCTACACAGCTCGGCATACTGCGCTTTCTGCTGGGCTTTGCCGATGGCGCACTGATGCCAACCGTGCAGGCACTGCTGGTCAAATACAGCAGTCAGCAGGTGACGGGCCGTATCTTCGGCTATAACCAGTCATTCATGTATCTGGGCAACGTCCTCGGGCCGCTGGTGGGTTCCGGCGTCTCCGCCCTGATGGGCTTCCGCTGGGTATTCGTCATCACCGCCTGTCTGGTGCTGTGCAACACAATCCAACTCTTTTTCGCCTTCAGGAAACCGCGCGGAAAAGGATAA
- a CDS encoding MotA/TolQ/ExbB proton channel family protein → MNADMLHEIIFYVMYASLVIALMIIIERSLYFSYTHRQAKRLERALTADIRHVHDLPDALTQRPSLPITVVTPVLTQSHQAENRDALNDLIDAQYLQSKPQLSRGLWVLETVVTAAPLLGLLGTIMGIIETFKALSAAGISDPSQVSAGMGTALYATGLGIAIALVCLLGNNFLQSRMEHISEMLKVLLIRAGMPHTRQQKAGSAVTHSAVTDNAMTDKAIAEKRYA, encoded by the coding sequence ATGAACGCCGATATGCTGCACGAGATTATTTTCTACGTCATGTACGCCTCACTGGTGATCGCCCTGATGATCATCATCGAACGCAGTCTCTACTTTTCCTATACGCACCGACAGGCCAAACGTTTGGAACGCGCGCTGACGGCGGATATTCGCCACGTTCACGATCTGCCGGACGCACTAACCCAGCGCCCCAGCCTGCCTATCACCGTCGTCACGCCCGTTCTGACGCAGTCACATCAGGCAGAAAACCGCGATGCGCTTAACGACCTGATCGACGCACAGTATCTGCAAAGTAAGCCGCAGCTGTCGCGCGGATTGTGGGTTCTGGAAACCGTCGTCACCGCAGCACCGTTACTGGGGCTACTCGGCACCATCATGGGGATCATTGAAACCTTCAAAGCCCTGTCCGCTGCGGGAATCTCCGACCCAAGCCAGGTTTCCGCCGGCATGGGAACCGCGCTGTACGCGACAGGGCTGGGCATCGCCATCGCGCTGGTTTGCCTGCTGGGGAACAATTTCCTGCAAAGCCGAATGGAACACATCAGCGAAATGCTGAAAGTCCTGCTGATTCGCGCCGGAATGCCGCATACTCGTCAACAGAAAGCGGGCTCCGCTGTAACGCACAGTGCTGTTACGGACAATGCCATGACAGACAAAGCGATAGCGGAGAAGCGCTATGCTTAA
- a CDS encoding TonB-dependent receptor produces the protein MKPFKLSGVCLSVVGALLAGSALAEEATDVGTINVQGQPLGAGLMVQEDSAKSRSTVTKDALDKMPAAGNAIDKLKYTAGLNVSSNDASGLSGVSYTMRGMSADQVGLSSDGIPVNDSGDYAVYPNGMGDPENLEQIFVTQGSSEMDGPHIGASGGNIGLVSHRPVKEFGGFVKQTFGSNNLSKTFARLETGKHNGFSSWLSYSYTDSDKWRGAGYSRADKVEWNGLYEHENGHSSSLIVKYNQQDTINYMTLSKRQFEQNGRKMDYATTPIYNSRGQISQYYKLNRNNFETLNVTFTQKLQLRDNLALTLQPYYFSTNGGSFGSGSASVLSATSDRAGNYDLSNLTSNTYYRPSWTETWRPGITTKLKWDISDEHSLDIGYWFERARQRQTQPFIPIQSDGNPVNVSGKPGDANQVTDANGNVVQGRNQFTVTPAHKIWVQDTWFFSPEWTFTGGLAYQHVERDGTNLGSLYNVAEKKNKKYHEFLPSFNAAYRINTENQVFYNITRNMRTPPNYVLYNVGDSINTKPELSWNQELGWRFQDEDMLLSASLFFIRFTDRQISSRNAAGDYEMINAGKVENKGLELEWSGKLPHNFNYFAAYTYTDTTQKNNLATGGSQLPTTGKQVANAPKNMLNLGLGYDDGLYYAGVNSRYVGSFYGDMTNDEKIGGRTVFDLSAGVYLPVDKKIVKSATLRFGVSNLFDKEYLDSARSVSFNSRSYNGVSAGTPFYNVGEERTFNASLEATF, from the coding sequence ATGAAACCGTTCAAACTTTCTGGGGTATGTTTGTCCGTCGTCGGCGCATTACTGGCAGGCTCCGCGCTGGCGGAGGAAGCGACAGATGTCGGCACGATCAACGTACAGGGACAACCGCTCGGCGCAGGATTAATGGTTCAGGAAGACAGCGCCAAATCGCGCTCGACCGTGACAAAAGACGCGCTGGATAAGATGCCCGCCGCAGGCAATGCCATTGATAAACTGAAATACACTGCGGGCCTGAACGTCAGCAGCAACGACGCCAGCGGCTTAAGCGGCGTCAGCTATACCATGCGCGGCATGAGTGCGGATCAGGTCGGCCTGTCATCAGACGGTATTCCCGTCAATGACTCTGGCGACTACGCCGTGTACCCGAACGGCATGGGCGACCCGGAAAACCTGGAGCAGATCTTCGTTACCCAAGGCTCATCAGAAATGGATGGCCCGCACATCGGTGCCAGCGGCGGCAACATCGGGCTGGTTTCCCACCGTCCGGTGAAAGAGTTTGGTGGTTTCGTTAAGCAAACATTCGGCAGCAACAACCTCAGCAAGACCTTTGCACGTCTGGAAACCGGTAAACACAACGGTTTCAGCAGTTGGCTCTCTTATTCGTATACCGATTCCGACAAATGGCGTGGCGCAGGCTATTCCCGCGCCGATAAAGTCGAGTGGAACGGACTGTATGAACATGAAAATGGCCACAGCAGTAGCTTGATTGTGAAATACAATCAGCAAGACACTATCAACTACATGACGCTGAGCAAACGACAGTTCGAGCAAAATGGACGCAAGATGGATTACGCCACGACGCCTATCTACAACAGCCGTGGACAAATATCCCAATACTACAAACTCAATCGCAATAACTTTGAAACCCTGAATGTCACGTTCACCCAGAAGTTGCAGTTGCGCGATAATCTGGCGCTGACGTTACAGCCCTACTATTTCTCGACGAACGGCGGCAGTTTTGGCAGCGGAAGCGCCAGCGTGTTATCCGCGACGTCGGACCGCGCAGGTAACTACGATCTCAGCAACCTGACCTCCAACACTTATTATCGCCCGTCGTGGACGGAAACCTGGCGGCCGGGTATCACCACCAAGCTGAAATGGGATATTAGCGACGAGCATAGTCTGGATATCGGCTACTGGTTCGAGCGTGCCCGCCAGCGCCAAACGCAGCCGTTCATCCCGATCCAGAGCGACGGCAACCCAGTTAATGTCTCCGGCAAACCCGGCGATGCGAATCAGGTCACCGACGCGAACGGGAACGTGGTTCAAGGCCGTAACCAGTTTACTGTCACGCCAGCACATAAAATCTGGGTTCAGGACACTTGGTTCTTCTCCCCAGAATGGACGTTCACCGGCGGTCTGGCCTATCAGCACGTAGAACGTGACGGGACTAATCTCGGCAGCTTGTATAACGTCGCAGAGAAAAAGAACAAGAAATACCACGAGTTCCTGCCTAGCTTTAACGCGGCTTACCGTATCAATACCGAAAATCAGGTGTTCTATAACATCACACGCAACATGCGTACCCCGCCCAACTACGTGTTGTATAACGTTGGCGATTCCATCAATACCAAGCCTGAATTGAGCTGGAATCAGGAACTCGGCTGGCGCTTCCAGGATGAGGACATGCTGCTGAGCGCCTCGCTGTTCTTTATCCGCTTTACCGATCGCCAGATCTCCAGCCGTAACGCCGCCGGCGATTACGAAATGATCAACGCTGGGAAAGTGGAAAATAAAGGGCTGGAACTGGAGTGGAGCGGCAAGCTGCCTCATAACTTCAACTACTTCGCGGCTTATACCTATACCGATACCACACAGAAAAACAATCTCGCCACCGGCGGCAGCCAGCTCCCCACCACGGGCAAGCAGGTTGCCAACGCGCCGAAAAATATGCTCAACCTCGGGCTGGGCTATGACGACGGCCTCTACTACGCCGGTGTGAATAGCCGCTACGTCGGATCGTTCTACGGCGACATGACCAATGACGAGAAGATCGGTGGACGTACCGTTTTCGATCTCAGCGCCGGTGTCTATCTGCCAGTGGATAAGAAGATCGTGAAAAGCGCCACCTTACGCTTTGGCGTCAGCAACCTGTTCGACAAAGAGTATCTCGACTCCGCGCGCTCAGTGAGCTTCAACTCAAGATCGTATAACGGCGTATCGGCAGGCACACCGTTTTACAACGTCGGGGAAGAGCGCACCTTCAACGCCTCACTGGAAGCCACGTTCTAA
- a CDS encoding phospholipase, protein MLNRCGFTHPGQRWKHCINTLLAGGVLFIVSASAHADTSGYSIPGYELVYDAPVETTLTAPDLRPSDAVWISLFDNAQHTIELGQFYVANQAGTRFDNVLQHLRAAGERGVRIRLLLEEKGLKISTQDTLEQLKTIPNLELRVIPFERLSGGIVHAKYLLVDGKQAYMGSQNLDWRALEHIHETGLLIDDPRVVTQISAIFEQDWLAQARLTHGETVAPLPAATQPADRSGNYLVASPKAFNPAGVIDSEEELPRLLAEAQQQVRIQVMDYVPLSYGPDKTRPYYAVIDNAIRTAAARGVQIELMVSEWSTKMPNIAYLKSLAVLPNIQIKTVSIPQASSGFIPFARVIHSKIMTIDGQKAWIGTSNWSGGYLDNSRNLEMVIQNPAMAQRVDMLYTQLWNSEYAHPLRIDYDYPQLNPGGITSSTTGGTVTAP, encoded by the coding sequence ATGCTTAATCGTTGTGGTTTCACCCATCCGGGGCAGCGCTGGAAGCATTGCATCAACACACTACTGGCAGGAGGCGTATTGTTTATTGTGAGTGCGTCAGCTCATGCCGACACTAGCGGCTATAGCATTCCCGGCTATGAATTAGTGTATGACGCCCCGGTGGAAACCACGCTGACCGCCCCCGATTTACGCCCCAGCGACGCGGTGTGGATATCGCTGTTTGATAACGCACAGCACACCATTGAACTGGGCCAATTCTATGTCGCTAATCAGGCTGGAACACGCTTCGATAACGTCTTACAGCATCTGCGTGCCGCCGGAGAACGCGGCGTGCGAATCCGCCTGCTGCTTGAAGAAAAAGGGCTAAAAATTTCCACGCAGGACACGCTGGAACAGCTCAAAACGATTCCGAATCTGGAGCTGCGCGTAATCCCCTTTGAACGCCTGAGCGGCGGTATTGTGCACGCTAAATATCTGCTGGTTGATGGCAAACAGGCCTACATGGGCAGCCAGAATCTTGACTGGCGGGCGCTGGAGCACATTCACGAAACGGGGTTATTAATCGACGATCCCCGCGTGGTGACTCAGATTAGCGCCATTTTTGAACAAGACTGGCTGGCGCAAGCGCGACTGACCCACGGCGAAACCGTTGCGCCGCTGCCCGCAGCAACGCAACCCGCTGACCGTTCGGGCAACTATCTGGTTGCCAGCCCCAAAGCATTCAACCCCGCTGGCGTGATAGATTCCGAAGAAGAACTCCCTCGTTTGCTGGCCGAAGCCCAACAGCAGGTTCGCATTCAGGTGATGGATTACGTCCCGCTCTCTTACGGCCCGGATAAAACGCGCCCCTACTACGCGGTGATCGATAACGCGATTCGCACCGCCGCCGCACGCGGCGTCCAGATCGAGCTGATGGTGTCCGAATGGAGCACCAAAATGCCGAATATCGCTTACCTGAAAAGTCTGGCCGTGCTACCCAACATTCAGATAAAAACGGTCTCAATACCGCAAGCCAGCAGCGGCTTCATCCCGTTTGCCCGCGTGATCCACAGTAAGATCATGACCATCGACGGCCAAAAAGCCTGGATAGGCACCAGCAACTGGAGCGGCGGCTATCTGGATAACTCGCGCAATTTGGAGATGGTGATTCAGAACCCAGCGATGGCGCAGCGGGTAGACATGCTCTATACACAACTGTGGAACAGCGAGTACGCGCATCCTTTGCGCATTGATTATGATTATCCTCAGCTCAATCCGGGTGGTATCACTTCATCCACGACAGGCGGCACGGTCACCGCACCGTAG
- a CDS encoding biopolymer transporter ExbD, with protein MRNWNEPKKQKAHIDLVPMIDVMMFLLVFFVLISMNVIPALGLKTQLPAAGSAQQLKPQKKAIITLGAQDHLELDGQPMALSDLVTTLQQQQQDQQTTIIINSDKSVEVERLVAVMDTLRQGGFSSISIATRKL; from the coding sequence ATGAGAAACTGGAACGAACCAAAGAAGCAAAAAGCCCACATCGATTTGGTTCCCATGATCGATGTGATGATGTTCCTACTGGTCTTCTTTGTGTTGATCAGCATGAACGTCATTCCCGCGCTAGGTCTGAAAACGCAGCTCCCCGCCGCAGGCAGCGCACAACAACTTAAGCCGCAGAAAAAAGCGATCATCACGCTTGGCGCACAGGATCATCTTGAGCTGGACGGACAGCCGATGGCACTGAGCGATCTCGTGACGACGCTGCAACAGCAGCAGCAAGACCAGCAAACCACCATCATTATCAACAGCGATAAAAGCGTCGAGGTTGAGCGTCTGGTAGCCGTCATGGATACCCTGCGTCAGGGTGGGTTCTCGTCCATTTCTATCGCTACCCGGAAATTGTGA
- the azuC gene encoding stress response protein AzuC, with protein MLAAYLNTYKDVPPGALF; from the coding sequence ATGCTGGCGGCTTACCTGAATACCTATAAAGACGTGCCGCCCGGCGCACTGTTCTAA